Proteins encoded in a region of the Nicotiana tomentosiformis chromosome 9, ASM39032v3, whole genome shotgun sequence genome:
- the LOC104086887 gene encoding AT-hook motif nuclear-localized protein 20, with protein sequence MLLTKQLSINESRSSGENQEDNDLENGDHEPKEGAVEVGNRRPRGRPPGSKNKPKPPIFVTRDSPNSLRSHVMEVAGGTDVADSIAQFARRRQRGVCVLSGNGSVANVTLRQSSAPGAVVLQGRFEILSLTGAFLPGPAPPGSTGLTVYLAGGQGQVVGGSVVGPLVAAGPVMIIAATFSNATYEKLPLEEEEDGGGDGSGQSQVPAGNSPPALGSSGERQPQQQHELPDPTSLPIYNFTPNLLPNGGQLNHDAYANWATPRPPY encoded by the coding sequence ATGCTACTAACAAAACAACTTTCAATAAATGAAAGTAGAAGCAGTGGTGAAAATCAAGAAGACAACGATCTCGAAAATGGCGATCATGAACCTAAAGAAGGTGCTGTTGAAGTTGGCAATCGAAGACCTAGAGGTCGTCCTCCAGGATCAAAGAACAAACCCAAACCACCAATTTTTGTAACCCGCGATAGCCCTAATTCCCTCCGTAGCCACGTTATGGAGGTGGCTGGGGGCACAGATGTGGCCGATAGCATTGCCCAATTCGCGAGGAGGCGCCAACGTGGTGTTTGTGTACTTAGTGGGAATGGTTCGGTTGCAAATGTAACCCTAAGGCAGTCATCAGCTCCAGGTGCTGTTGTTCTTCAAGGAAGATTCGAGATTTTGTCGTTGACCGGAGCTTTTTTGCCCGGTCCAGCCCCTCCGGGCTCGACCGGGCTAACAGTGTACTTGGCCGGTGGCCAAGGACAGGTGGTTGGTGGTAGTGTTGTTGGACCATTAGTAGCTGCTGGACCGGTGATGATAATAGCAGCCACTTTTTCTAATGCAACATATGAAAAGTTGCCACTAGAAGAAGAGGAGGACGGTGGAGGGGACGGATCCGGCCAGTCTCAAGTACCGGCCGGAAATTCGCCTCCGGCCTTAGGTTCAAGTGGTGAAAGGCAGCCACAACAACAGCATGAATTGCCTGATCCAACATCACTGCCTATTTATAATTTTACACCAAATTTATTACCAAATGGTGGACAATTGAATCATGATGCATATGCTAATTGGGCAACTCCTCGACCACCTTATtga